The following proteins are encoded in a genomic region of Hippoglossus hippoglossus isolate fHipHip1 chromosome 3, fHipHip1.pri, whole genome shotgun sequence:
- the usp10 gene encoding ubiquitin carboxyl-terminal hydrolase 10 isoform X6 — MASHSNQYIFGEFSPDEINQFFVTPRCYVELPPFNDKIQCVSQTSEDYQRIEFGVDEVMDSKPIGVNDPLFKVSSTLNPQAPEFILGCQSAQKAQQTASPEADLPDETDFNSLDGPDSEVSAMDNQACQDMDPGSLGQREKKKKKKRPPGYYNYLDPSTGHSSNTVDGTPMTALVNGHALGGPHHSAEDEDGKALLGAELSTPGPVSTATTAAVAAAKFSPSSTANQRTCDSPDDSSLDLTSGAASLSDGNNATSSCSSSSQSRGMTEGPRTADQQPDHLAPQSPELSDTPHSPCSKSPLPASTAVATPSVATSITTTELEESEVADSGVANGLAESETPITADGHKEDSESVEQTLQISPDSAAQPVVTDQAQSPVIPAAPTANLPKSWASLFHNSKPLPGGPQAFVEVKNVVEVVSPTLATPEEPEKVGDIKDGPVHVSEDPMAPKLAELIENVKLIHKPVSLQPRGLINKGNWCYINATLQALIACPPMYHLMKSIPLHTETQRPCTSTPMMDNFVRLVNEFNNMPVPSKAKQQAVGDKIMKDVRPGAAFEPTYIYRLLTLIKSSLSEKGRQEDAEEYLGFTLNGLHEEMLALKKLISPQEETSTPNGPESQAAVEEDVAEKEEEGSEDEWEQVGPRNKTSITRQADFVRTPITDIFGGHIRSVVYQQNSKESATLQPFFTLQLDIQSEKIRTVQEALETLVARESVQGYTTKTKQEIEISRRVTLEELPPVLVLHLKRFVFEKTGGCQKLIKNIDYPVDLEISKDLLSSGVRSKVVKGQRTYRLFAVVYHHGNSATGGHYTTDVFHIGLNGWLRIDDQAVKVISQYQVVKQTSERTAYLLYYRRVDLL, encoded by the exons ATGGCTTCTCACAGTAACCAG TACATCTTCGGGGAGTTCAGCCCTGACGAGATCAATCAGTTTTTTGTGACACCACGATGTTATGTTGAG ctTCCTCCGTTCAATGACAAAATCCAGTGCGTCAGTCAGACTTCTG AAGACTATCAGCGCATTGAGTTTGGCGTTGATGAGGTGATGGATTCCAAGCCTATTGGGGTGAACGATCCTTTATTCAAGGTTTCGAGCACCCTCAATCCCCAGGCTCCAGAGTTCATCCTGGGCTGCCAGTCGGCCCAGAAAGCCCAACAGACAGCTTCTCCGGAAGCAGACCTCCCAGATGAAACTGACTTCAACTCGTTGGATGGCCCTGACTCTGAGGTCTCGGCCATGGACAATCAGGCCTGCCAGGACATGGACCCTGGCAGCCTGGGACagcgagagaagaagaaaaagaaaaagcgaCCGCCGGGGTACTACAACTACCTGGACCCATCAACTGGCCACAGCAGCAATACAGTAGATGGGACGCCTATGACAGCACTGGTAAACGGACATGCACTCGGTGGCCCACACCACAGTGCTGAGGATGAGGACGGTAAGGCATTGTTGGGGGCTGAACTTTCCACCCCTGGACCTGTCTCCACGGCAACaacagctgctgtggctgcagccaAGTTTTCCCCCTCATCCACTGCCAATCAGAGGACTTGTGATAGCCCTGATGACTCTTCTTTGGACTTAACAAGTGGAGCTGCCTCTTTATCAGATGGCAACAATGCAACTTCCTCctgttcatcctcctctcaAAGCAGAGGGATGACAGAAGGACCGAGGACTGCAGATCAGCAGCCAGATCATTTGGCTCCACAGAGCCCTGAACTTTCAGATACTCCACACAGCCCCTGCTCCAAATCACCTCTTCCTGCTTCAACTGCTGTGGCCACCCCCTCTGTCGCCACTTCCATTACGACTACTGAACTGGAGGAAAGCGAGGTAGCAGATAGTGGGGTGGCCAATGGGCTAGCGGAAAGTGAAACTCCCATCACTGCAGATGGACATAAAGAAGACTCTGAGAGTGTGGAGCAGACTCTGCAGATCTCCCCAGACTCTGCTGCACAGCCGGTAGTGACAGACCAGGCCCAGTCGCCTGTGATTCCAGCTGCACCCACTGCCAACCTCCCCAAGTCCTGGGCTAGCCTCTTCCACAACTCTAAGCCTCTGCCTGGTGGCCCTCAGGCCTTTGTGGAGGTAAAGAATGTTGTGGAAGTTGTGTCTCCCACCCTTGCTACGCCAGAGGAGCCCGAGAAAGTTGGGGACATCAAAGATGGCCCGGTCCATGTATCAGAGGATCCCATGGCCCCTAAACTTGCAG AACTTATTGAGAATGTGAAGTTGATACATAAACCAGTGTCTTTGCAGCCGAGAGGACTGATCAACAAGGGCAACTGGTGCTATATCAATGCT ACCCTACAGGCCCTGATAGCATGTCCCCCCATGTATCACCTGATGAAGTCTATTCCTCTGCACACTGAAACGCAGAGACCCTGTACCTCCACTCCCATGATGGACAACTT TGTAAGGCTGGTGAATGAGTTCAACAACATGCCTGTGCCATCTAAAGCCAAACAGCAAG CCGTTGGTGATAAGATCATGAAAGACGTCCGGCCTGGTGCAGCGTTTGAGCCCACTTACATTTACAGACTCCTCACACTCATCAAGTCCAGTCTCTCTGAGAAG GGCCGACAAGAAGATGCAGAGGAGTATCTTGGCTTCACTCTCAACGGATTACACGAGGAGATGCTGGCATTGAAAAAGCTAATATCGCCTCAGGAAGAGA CTTCAACACCCAACGGGCCTGAGTCGCAGGCAGCTGTGGAGGAAGATGTTGctgaaaaggaggaagaaggaagcGAGGATGAGTGGGAGCAAGTTGGTCCCAGAAACAAGACGTCCATCACTCGCCAAGCTGACTTTGTCCGCACACCCATCACTGATATCTTCGGTGGTCACATCAG aTCTGTGGTCTATCAACAGAACTCTAAAGAGTCGGCCACTCTGCAGCCTTTCTTTACCCTGCAGCTGGACATCCAGTCAGAGAAGATCCGCACTGTCCAGGAGGCTCTAGAAACCTTGGTGGCAAGGGAGTCGGTCCAGGGCTACACTACTAAAACCAAGCAGGAG ATTGAGATCAGCCGAAGGGTGACCCTGGAAGAACTGCCCCCTGTGCTGGTTCTCCATCTGAAAAGATTCGTTTTTGAAAAGACTGGAGGCTGCCAGAAACTCATCAAGAACATTGATTACCCCGTTGACCTGGAAATCAGCAAAG atCTCTTGTCCTCTGGAGTCCGGAGCAAAGTTGTGAAAGGCCAAAGAACTTACCGGCTCTTTGCAG TTGTCTATCACCATGGGAACAGTGCGACAGGCGGTCATTACACCACGGATGTCTTCCACATTGGTCTTAACGGCTGGCTGCGCATTGACGACCAGGCGGTGAAGGTCATCAGCCAGTACCAGGTGGTGAAGCAGACTTCTGAGCGCACCGCCTACCTGCTGTACTACCGCCGCGTCGACCTGCtgtag
- the usp10 gene encoding ubiquitin carboxyl-terminal hydrolase 10 isoform X1: protein MASHSNQYIFGEFSPDEINQFFVTPRCYVELPPFNDKIQCVSQTSGSYCTPAVPYIMESMGLQVCAEDYQRIEFGVDEVMDSKPIGVNDPLFKVSSTLNPQAPEFILGCQSAQKAQQTASPEADLPDETDFNSLDGPDSEVSAMDNQACQDMDPGSLGQREKKKKKKRPPGYYNYLDPSTGHSSNTVDGTPMTALVNGHALGGPHHSAEDEDGKALLGAELSTPGPVSTATTAAVAAAKFSPSSTANQRTCDSPDDSSLDLTSGAASLSDGNNATSSCSSSSQSRGMTEGPRTADQQPDHLAPQSPELSDTPHSPCSKSPLPASTAVATPSVATSITTTELEESEVADSGVANGLAESETPITADGHKEDSESVEQTLQISPDSAAQPVVTDQAQSPVIPAAPTANLPKSWASLFHNSKPLPGGPQAFVEVKNVVEVVSPTLATPEEPEKVGDIKDGPVHVSEDPMAPKLAELIENVKLIHKPVSLQPRGLINKGNWCYINATLQALIACPPMYHLMKSIPLHTETQRPCTSTPMMDNFVRLVNEFNNMPVPSKAKQQAVGDKIMKDVRPGAAFEPTYIYRLLTLIKSSLSEKGRQEDAEEYLGFTLNGLHEEMLALKKLISPQEEKASTPNGPESQAAVEEDVAEKEEEGSEDEWEQVGPRNKTSITRQADFVRTPITDIFGGHIRSVVYQQNSKESATLQPFFTLQLDIQSEKIRTVQEALETLVARESVQGYTTKTKQEIEISRRVTLEELPPVLVLHLKRFVFEKTGGCQKLIKNIDYPVDLEISKDLLSSGVRSKVVKGQRTYRLFAVVYHHGNSATGGHYTTDVFHIGLNGWLRIDDQAVKVISQYQVVKQTSERTAYLLYYRRVDLL, encoded by the exons ATGGCTTCTCACAGTAACCAG TACATCTTCGGGGAGTTCAGCCCTGACGAGATCAATCAGTTTTTTGTGACACCACGATGTTATGTTGAG ctTCCTCCGTTCAATGACAAAATCCAGTGCGTCAGTCAGACTTCTG GAAGTTACTGCACTCCTGCTGTACCTTATATTATGGAGTCTATGGGACTGCAGGTTTGCG CAGAAGACTATCAGCGCATTGAGTTTGGCGTTGATGAGGTGATGGATTCCAAGCCTATTGGGGTGAACGATCCTTTATTCAAGGTTTCGAGCACCCTCAATCCCCAGGCTCCAGAGTTCATCCTGGGCTGCCAGTCGGCCCAGAAAGCCCAACAGACAGCTTCTCCGGAAGCAGACCTCCCAGATGAAACTGACTTCAACTCGTTGGATGGCCCTGACTCTGAGGTCTCGGCCATGGACAATCAGGCCTGCCAGGACATGGACCCTGGCAGCCTGGGACagcgagagaagaagaaaaagaaaaagcgaCCGCCGGGGTACTACAACTACCTGGACCCATCAACTGGCCACAGCAGCAATACAGTAGATGGGACGCCTATGACAGCACTGGTAAACGGACATGCACTCGGTGGCCCACACCACAGTGCTGAGGATGAGGACGGTAAGGCATTGTTGGGGGCTGAACTTTCCACCCCTGGACCTGTCTCCACGGCAACaacagctgctgtggctgcagccaAGTTTTCCCCCTCATCCACTGCCAATCAGAGGACTTGTGATAGCCCTGATGACTCTTCTTTGGACTTAACAAGTGGAGCTGCCTCTTTATCAGATGGCAACAATGCAACTTCCTCctgttcatcctcctctcaAAGCAGAGGGATGACAGAAGGACCGAGGACTGCAGATCAGCAGCCAGATCATTTGGCTCCACAGAGCCCTGAACTTTCAGATACTCCACACAGCCCCTGCTCCAAATCACCTCTTCCTGCTTCAACTGCTGTGGCCACCCCCTCTGTCGCCACTTCCATTACGACTACTGAACTGGAGGAAAGCGAGGTAGCAGATAGTGGGGTGGCCAATGGGCTAGCGGAAAGTGAAACTCCCATCACTGCAGATGGACATAAAGAAGACTCTGAGAGTGTGGAGCAGACTCTGCAGATCTCCCCAGACTCTGCTGCACAGCCGGTAGTGACAGACCAGGCCCAGTCGCCTGTGATTCCAGCTGCACCCACTGCCAACCTCCCCAAGTCCTGGGCTAGCCTCTTCCACAACTCTAAGCCTCTGCCTGGTGGCCCTCAGGCCTTTGTGGAGGTAAAGAATGTTGTGGAAGTTGTGTCTCCCACCCTTGCTACGCCAGAGGAGCCCGAGAAAGTTGGGGACATCAAAGATGGCCCGGTCCATGTATCAGAGGATCCCATGGCCCCTAAACTTGCAG AACTTATTGAGAATGTGAAGTTGATACATAAACCAGTGTCTTTGCAGCCGAGAGGACTGATCAACAAGGGCAACTGGTGCTATATCAATGCT ACCCTACAGGCCCTGATAGCATGTCCCCCCATGTATCACCTGATGAAGTCTATTCCTCTGCACACTGAAACGCAGAGACCCTGTACCTCCACTCCCATGATGGACAACTT TGTAAGGCTGGTGAATGAGTTCAACAACATGCCTGTGCCATCTAAAGCCAAACAGCAAG CCGTTGGTGATAAGATCATGAAAGACGTCCGGCCTGGTGCAGCGTTTGAGCCCACTTACATTTACAGACTCCTCACACTCATCAAGTCCAGTCTCTCTGAGAAG GGCCGACAAGAAGATGCAGAGGAGTATCTTGGCTTCACTCTCAACGGATTACACGAGGAGATGCTGGCATTGAAAAAGCTAATATCGCCTCAGGAAGAGA AAGCTTCAACACCCAACGGGCCTGAGTCGCAGGCAGCTGTGGAGGAAGATGTTGctgaaaaggaggaagaaggaagcGAGGATGAGTGGGAGCAAGTTGGTCCCAGAAACAAGACGTCCATCACTCGCCAAGCTGACTTTGTCCGCACACCCATCACTGATATCTTCGGTGGTCACATCAG aTCTGTGGTCTATCAACAGAACTCTAAAGAGTCGGCCACTCTGCAGCCTTTCTTTACCCTGCAGCTGGACATCCAGTCAGAGAAGATCCGCACTGTCCAGGAGGCTCTAGAAACCTTGGTGGCAAGGGAGTCGGTCCAGGGCTACACTACTAAAACCAAGCAGGAG ATTGAGATCAGCCGAAGGGTGACCCTGGAAGAACTGCCCCCTGTGCTGGTTCTCCATCTGAAAAGATTCGTTTTTGAAAAGACTGGAGGCTGCCAGAAACTCATCAAGAACATTGATTACCCCGTTGACCTGGAAATCAGCAAAG atCTCTTGTCCTCTGGAGTCCGGAGCAAAGTTGTGAAAGGCCAAAGAACTTACCGGCTCTTTGCAG TTGTCTATCACCATGGGAACAGTGCGACAGGCGGTCATTACACCACGGATGTCTTCCACATTGGTCTTAACGGCTGGCTGCGCATTGACGACCAGGCGGTGAAGGTCATCAGCCAGTACCAGGTGGTGAAGCAGACTTCTGAGCGCACCGCCTACCTGCTGTACTACCGCCGCGTCGACCTGCtgtag
- the usp10 gene encoding ubiquitin carboxyl-terminal hydrolase 10 isoform X5 translates to MASHSNQYIFGEFSPDEINQFFVTPRCYVELPPFNDKIQCVSQTSEDYQRIEFGVDEVMDSKPIGVNDPLFKVSSTLNPQAPEFILGCQSAQKAQQTASPEADLPDETDFNSLDGPDSEVSAMDNQACQDMDPGSLGQREKKKKKKRPPGYYNYLDPSTGHSSNTVDGTPMTALVNGHALGGPHHSAEDEDGKALLGAELSTPGPVSTATTAAVAAAKFSPSSTANQRTCDSPDDSSLDLTSGAASLSDGNNATSSCSSSSQSRGMTEGPRTADQQPDHLAPQSPELSDTPHSPCSKSPLPASTAVATPSVATSITTTELEESEVADSGVANGLAESETPITADGHKEDSESVEQTLQISPDSAAQPVVTDQAQSPVIPAAPTANLPKSWASLFHNSKPLPGGPQAFVEVKNVVEVVSPTLATPEEPEKVGDIKDGPVHVSEDPMAPKLAELIENVKLIHKPVSLQPRGLINKGNWCYINATLQALIACPPMYHLMKSIPLHTETQRPCTSTPMMDNFVRLVNEFNNMPVPSKAKQQAVGDKIMKDVRPGAAFEPTYIYRLLTLIKSSLSEKGRQEDAEEYLGFTLNGLHEEMLALKKLISPQEEKASTPNGPESQAAVEEDVAEKEEEGSEDEWEQVGPRNKTSITRQADFVRTPITDIFGGHIRSVVYQQNSKESATLQPFFTLQLDIQSEKIRTVQEALETLVARESVQGYTTKTKQEIEISRRVTLEELPPVLVLHLKRFVFEKTGGCQKLIKNIDYPVDLEISKDLLSSGVRSKVVKGQRTYRLFAVVYHHGNSATGGHYTTDVFHIGLNGWLRIDDQAVKVISQYQVVKQTSERTAYLLYYRRVDLL, encoded by the exons ATGGCTTCTCACAGTAACCAG TACATCTTCGGGGAGTTCAGCCCTGACGAGATCAATCAGTTTTTTGTGACACCACGATGTTATGTTGAG ctTCCTCCGTTCAATGACAAAATCCAGTGCGTCAGTCAGACTTCTG AAGACTATCAGCGCATTGAGTTTGGCGTTGATGAGGTGATGGATTCCAAGCCTATTGGGGTGAACGATCCTTTATTCAAGGTTTCGAGCACCCTCAATCCCCAGGCTCCAGAGTTCATCCTGGGCTGCCAGTCGGCCCAGAAAGCCCAACAGACAGCTTCTCCGGAAGCAGACCTCCCAGATGAAACTGACTTCAACTCGTTGGATGGCCCTGACTCTGAGGTCTCGGCCATGGACAATCAGGCCTGCCAGGACATGGACCCTGGCAGCCTGGGACagcgagagaagaagaaaaagaaaaagcgaCCGCCGGGGTACTACAACTACCTGGACCCATCAACTGGCCACAGCAGCAATACAGTAGATGGGACGCCTATGACAGCACTGGTAAACGGACATGCACTCGGTGGCCCACACCACAGTGCTGAGGATGAGGACGGTAAGGCATTGTTGGGGGCTGAACTTTCCACCCCTGGACCTGTCTCCACGGCAACaacagctgctgtggctgcagccaAGTTTTCCCCCTCATCCACTGCCAATCAGAGGACTTGTGATAGCCCTGATGACTCTTCTTTGGACTTAACAAGTGGAGCTGCCTCTTTATCAGATGGCAACAATGCAACTTCCTCctgttcatcctcctctcaAAGCAGAGGGATGACAGAAGGACCGAGGACTGCAGATCAGCAGCCAGATCATTTGGCTCCACAGAGCCCTGAACTTTCAGATACTCCACACAGCCCCTGCTCCAAATCACCTCTTCCTGCTTCAACTGCTGTGGCCACCCCCTCTGTCGCCACTTCCATTACGACTACTGAACTGGAGGAAAGCGAGGTAGCAGATAGTGGGGTGGCCAATGGGCTAGCGGAAAGTGAAACTCCCATCACTGCAGATGGACATAAAGAAGACTCTGAGAGTGTGGAGCAGACTCTGCAGATCTCCCCAGACTCTGCTGCACAGCCGGTAGTGACAGACCAGGCCCAGTCGCCTGTGATTCCAGCTGCACCCACTGCCAACCTCCCCAAGTCCTGGGCTAGCCTCTTCCACAACTCTAAGCCTCTGCCTGGTGGCCCTCAGGCCTTTGTGGAGGTAAAGAATGTTGTGGAAGTTGTGTCTCCCACCCTTGCTACGCCAGAGGAGCCCGAGAAAGTTGGGGACATCAAAGATGGCCCGGTCCATGTATCAGAGGATCCCATGGCCCCTAAACTTGCAG AACTTATTGAGAATGTGAAGTTGATACATAAACCAGTGTCTTTGCAGCCGAGAGGACTGATCAACAAGGGCAACTGGTGCTATATCAATGCT ACCCTACAGGCCCTGATAGCATGTCCCCCCATGTATCACCTGATGAAGTCTATTCCTCTGCACACTGAAACGCAGAGACCCTGTACCTCCACTCCCATGATGGACAACTT TGTAAGGCTGGTGAATGAGTTCAACAACATGCCTGTGCCATCTAAAGCCAAACAGCAAG CCGTTGGTGATAAGATCATGAAAGACGTCCGGCCTGGTGCAGCGTTTGAGCCCACTTACATTTACAGACTCCTCACACTCATCAAGTCCAGTCTCTCTGAGAAG GGCCGACAAGAAGATGCAGAGGAGTATCTTGGCTTCACTCTCAACGGATTACACGAGGAGATGCTGGCATTGAAAAAGCTAATATCGCCTCAGGAAGAGA AAGCTTCAACACCCAACGGGCCTGAGTCGCAGGCAGCTGTGGAGGAAGATGTTGctgaaaaggaggaagaaggaagcGAGGATGAGTGGGAGCAAGTTGGTCCCAGAAACAAGACGTCCATCACTCGCCAAGCTGACTTTGTCCGCACACCCATCACTGATATCTTCGGTGGTCACATCAG aTCTGTGGTCTATCAACAGAACTCTAAAGAGTCGGCCACTCTGCAGCCTTTCTTTACCCTGCAGCTGGACATCCAGTCAGAGAAGATCCGCACTGTCCAGGAGGCTCTAGAAACCTTGGTGGCAAGGGAGTCGGTCCAGGGCTACACTACTAAAACCAAGCAGGAG ATTGAGATCAGCCGAAGGGTGACCCTGGAAGAACTGCCCCCTGTGCTGGTTCTCCATCTGAAAAGATTCGTTTTTGAAAAGACTGGAGGCTGCCAGAAACTCATCAAGAACATTGATTACCCCGTTGACCTGGAAATCAGCAAAG atCTCTTGTCCTCTGGAGTCCGGAGCAAAGTTGTGAAAGGCCAAAGAACTTACCGGCTCTTTGCAG TTGTCTATCACCATGGGAACAGTGCGACAGGCGGTCATTACACCACGGATGTCTTCCACATTGGTCTTAACGGCTGGCTGCGCATTGACGACCAGGCGGTGAAGGTCATCAGCCAGTACCAGGTGGTGAAGCAGACTTCTGAGCGCACCGCCTACCTGCTGTACTACCGCCGCGTCGACCTGCtgtag
- the usp10 gene encoding ubiquitin carboxyl-terminal hydrolase 10 isoform X2, whose amino-acid sequence MASHSNQYIFGEFSPDEINQFFVTPRCYVELPPFNDKIQCVSQTSGSYCTPAVPYIMESMGLQVCAEDYQRIEFGVDEVMDSKPIGVNDPLFKVSSTLNPQAPEFILGCQSAQKAQQTASPEADLPDETDFNSLDGPDSEVSAMDNQACQDMDPGSLGQREKKKKKKRPPGYYNYLDPSTGHSSNTVDGTPMTALVNGHALGGPHHSAEDEDGKALLGAELSTPGPVSTATTAAVAAAKFSPSSTANQRTCDSPDDSSLDLTSGAASLSDGNNATSSCSSSSQSRGMTEGPRTADQQPDHLAPQSPELSDTPHSPCSKSPLPASTAVATPSVATSITTTELEESEVADSGVANGLAESETPITADGHKEDSESVEQTLQISPDSAAQPVVTDQAQSPVIPAAPTANLPKSWASLFHNSKPLPGGPQAFVEVKNVVEVVSPTLATPEEPEKVGDIKDGPVHVSEDPMAPKLAELIENVKLIHKPVSLQPRGLINKGNWCYINATLQALIACPPMYHLMKSIPLHTETQRPCTSTPMMDNFVRLVNEFNNMPVPSKAKQQAVGDKIMKDVRPGAAFEPTYIYRLLTLIKSSLSEKGRQEDAEEYLGFTLNGLHEEMLALKKLISPQEETSTPNGPESQAAVEEDVAEKEEEGSEDEWEQVGPRNKTSITRQADFVRTPITDIFGGHIRSVVYQQNSKESATLQPFFTLQLDIQSEKIRTVQEALETLVARESVQGYTTKTKQEIEISRRVTLEELPPVLVLHLKRFVFEKTGGCQKLIKNIDYPVDLEISKDLLSSGVRSKVVKGQRTYRLFAVVYHHGNSATGGHYTTDVFHIGLNGWLRIDDQAVKVISQYQVVKQTSERTAYLLYYRRVDLL is encoded by the exons ATGGCTTCTCACAGTAACCAG TACATCTTCGGGGAGTTCAGCCCTGACGAGATCAATCAGTTTTTTGTGACACCACGATGTTATGTTGAG ctTCCTCCGTTCAATGACAAAATCCAGTGCGTCAGTCAGACTTCTG GAAGTTACTGCACTCCTGCTGTACCTTATATTATGGAGTCTATGGGACTGCAGGTTTGCG CAGAAGACTATCAGCGCATTGAGTTTGGCGTTGATGAGGTGATGGATTCCAAGCCTATTGGGGTGAACGATCCTTTATTCAAGGTTTCGAGCACCCTCAATCCCCAGGCTCCAGAGTTCATCCTGGGCTGCCAGTCGGCCCAGAAAGCCCAACAGACAGCTTCTCCGGAAGCAGACCTCCCAGATGAAACTGACTTCAACTCGTTGGATGGCCCTGACTCTGAGGTCTCGGCCATGGACAATCAGGCCTGCCAGGACATGGACCCTGGCAGCCTGGGACagcgagagaagaagaaaaagaaaaagcgaCCGCCGGGGTACTACAACTACCTGGACCCATCAACTGGCCACAGCAGCAATACAGTAGATGGGACGCCTATGACAGCACTGGTAAACGGACATGCACTCGGTGGCCCACACCACAGTGCTGAGGATGAGGACGGTAAGGCATTGTTGGGGGCTGAACTTTCCACCCCTGGACCTGTCTCCACGGCAACaacagctgctgtggctgcagccaAGTTTTCCCCCTCATCCACTGCCAATCAGAGGACTTGTGATAGCCCTGATGACTCTTCTTTGGACTTAACAAGTGGAGCTGCCTCTTTATCAGATGGCAACAATGCAACTTCCTCctgttcatcctcctctcaAAGCAGAGGGATGACAGAAGGACCGAGGACTGCAGATCAGCAGCCAGATCATTTGGCTCCACAGAGCCCTGAACTTTCAGATACTCCACACAGCCCCTGCTCCAAATCACCTCTTCCTGCTTCAACTGCTGTGGCCACCCCCTCTGTCGCCACTTCCATTACGACTACTGAACTGGAGGAAAGCGAGGTAGCAGATAGTGGGGTGGCCAATGGGCTAGCGGAAAGTGAAACTCCCATCACTGCAGATGGACATAAAGAAGACTCTGAGAGTGTGGAGCAGACTCTGCAGATCTCCCCAGACTCTGCTGCACAGCCGGTAGTGACAGACCAGGCCCAGTCGCCTGTGATTCCAGCTGCACCCACTGCCAACCTCCCCAAGTCCTGGGCTAGCCTCTTCCACAACTCTAAGCCTCTGCCTGGTGGCCCTCAGGCCTTTGTGGAGGTAAAGAATGTTGTGGAAGTTGTGTCTCCCACCCTTGCTACGCCAGAGGAGCCCGAGAAAGTTGGGGACATCAAAGATGGCCCGGTCCATGTATCAGAGGATCCCATGGCCCCTAAACTTGCAG AACTTATTGAGAATGTGAAGTTGATACATAAACCAGTGTCTTTGCAGCCGAGAGGACTGATCAACAAGGGCAACTGGTGCTATATCAATGCT ACCCTACAGGCCCTGATAGCATGTCCCCCCATGTATCACCTGATGAAGTCTATTCCTCTGCACACTGAAACGCAGAGACCCTGTACCTCCACTCCCATGATGGACAACTT TGTAAGGCTGGTGAATGAGTTCAACAACATGCCTGTGCCATCTAAAGCCAAACAGCAAG CCGTTGGTGATAAGATCATGAAAGACGTCCGGCCTGGTGCAGCGTTTGAGCCCACTTACATTTACAGACTCCTCACACTCATCAAGTCCAGTCTCTCTGAGAAG GGCCGACAAGAAGATGCAGAGGAGTATCTTGGCTTCACTCTCAACGGATTACACGAGGAGATGCTGGCATTGAAAAAGCTAATATCGCCTCAGGAAGAGA CTTCAACACCCAACGGGCCTGAGTCGCAGGCAGCTGTGGAGGAAGATGTTGctgaaaaggaggaagaaggaagcGAGGATGAGTGGGAGCAAGTTGGTCCCAGAAACAAGACGTCCATCACTCGCCAAGCTGACTTTGTCCGCACACCCATCACTGATATCTTCGGTGGTCACATCAG aTCTGTGGTCTATCAACAGAACTCTAAAGAGTCGGCCACTCTGCAGCCTTTCTTTACCCTGCAGCTGGACATCCAGTCAGAGAAGATCCGCACTGTCCAGGAGGCTCTAGAAACCTTGGTGGCAAGGGAGTCGGTCCAGGGCTACACTACTAAAACCAAGCAGGAG ATTGAGATCAGCCGAAGGGTGACCCTGGAAGAACTGCCCCCTGTGCTGGTTCTCCATCTGAAAAGATTCGTTTTTGAAAAGACTGGAGGCTGCCAGAAACTCATCAAGAACATTGATTACCCCGTTGACCTGGAAATCAGCAAAG atCTCTTGTCCTCTGGAGTCCGGAGCAAAGTTGTGAAAGGCCAAAGAACTTACCGGCTCTTTGCAG TTGTCTATCACCATGGGAACAGTGCGACAGGCGGTCATTACACCACGGATGTCTTCCACATTGGTCTTAACGGCTGGCTGCGCATTGACGACCAGGCGGTGAAGGTCATCAGCCAGTACCAGGTGGTGAAGCAGACTTCTGAGCGCACCGCCTACCTGCTGTACTACCGCCGCGTCGACCTGCtgtag